AGTAAGTCGGAAAAAATGGCAATCCTTGTCGTTATAAAAAATGATGATAATTCAGCTGATGAAGTTTTTGGTAAGTATACGTTGTATGGAAATGGACACGTCATACTAACAGGTACTGCTGGATCTATGGTTTATGGTGATATCGTAGCAAATACAAATTATACGTTATCTGGATATACTAGAATCGTTGGCGATATATATATTTATAATAATGCTACGGGAAAATATAACACGATTAAGGAAATGCCTAAACTTACTGTTAATATCCCTGGAATTCCAAGTTGGGAAAGTACAGGGTATACGGAAGCACCTAAAATAAAAGGTGATAATGTTAATTTGTTTGGAGATATTTCTTTATCAGGTAATTATAAAACATCGAATGCGCAGAATTTATACAATATGAATGCTGTTTTATCTGGAAATACCAATCTTTATATAAATGGGCAAAGTGGTTTTAACATGAATAATCAATCTTCCATTAATGGTCAAAATCACGAATTGACTTTAGTAGTAGATGGAAATGTTACACTTACAGATGATTCCTATATTAAAGCAAAGAAGCTTAGAATTTATGCTACAGGTGATGTGATTTTAACAAGTAGAGCAGCGTTAAAAGGTGATGATGTTTTTATATCAGCAGGAGGAAAATTTAAATTTACCGATTCTAGTAATGGAATTAATCCAGATTTTTTTACTGTTGAGAATTATGATATGAATAATAGTTCTGTTCGAGTCTATGCTACGGAAATTGATATTACAAATGGACGGAATATTAATGGAAATAAAATTGTTTTGCATGCAAAAAATCGTTTGTCTTTTAATGGGGACGTTGGGATTAATCGCGGTTTAGAACAATATTTACAAAAGAATCCGAGCTATCAGACAGAAGCTGAAATTTATAGTAATCAACATTTAAGTTTTCAAAACGCTTGTCTTGTAAATGCTAGTGATTGCCGAATTCAAAGTGGAGATAGTATGGAGCTGCGAGGAGATGTAAAAGTCAATGCATATCGAAATATTGCCTATCCGGTTGTTACGCAAATTTACAGTGGAAACCAACTTGTTATACAGGGATATAATAAATTTGAGATTACGGACAGTGTCAAGGATTCACGGAATGATGCGATTATAAAAGCTGAAAATCTGATTAATTTATCAGGGGAAATTTATGCTAAAAATACATTGGTTATTGGTAATCAGAATATAGTTAGTAGTTATGGCAATATGAATCTAGCTGCTATATATAGTAATGGTTTTATGGAAATAAATAATTGGAATCTGCTTATGATTAATGAGGACTATCGTAAAGGTGGAATAATAAAAACATTGGCAAACTATTTGTCATCTGGTGTTGCTGGAGAGAATGAAGTTATTATAAAGGAATGGAAATAATTTAAGTTTTATAAAGAAATCTTCTTGCATAGGTTTAGTAATAAGTTTTATGCAGGGAGGTTTTTTTATGGTAATCAATTTAAAAAAATTAATTGGGCAGAAGCAGTTTGTTTATGGACTTATTGGTTTATTTATCTTTAGTACCGCTTATGTTCAAGTCGCAAATCTTGTAAACACTGGACCCATTGCAATTGCAGGAACCAATACGGAACAAAAAGTGGTTGCATTGACATTTGATCATTCCTGGGGAAATAAATTTACTCCTTCGATTTTGGAAACACTAAGAGCAAATGATGTAAAAGCTACATTTTTTATCATGGGGCCATGGGCGCTTAAATATCCAGAGGTTGCAAAGCAGATAGCTACTGACGGTCATGAAATTGCTAGTCATGGGCATAAGCATGAAAACTATGGAGACCGAACAGCAGATTGGGTAAAGAATGATATTGAAAAAGCCGAAGCGGAAATTAAGGAAGCAACAGGGGTCGAATCAGTGTCTTTAGTTAGACCTCCGAATGGAAGCTATAGCAAAGAAGCATTATCCGTCATTGATAGTTTAGGCTACAAAACGATTATTTGGAATATTGATTCTTTAGATTGGAAAAATCCCGGGAGAGATGTAGTTATTGATCGTGTAGTAAAGCGCTTAAAACCAGGTGGTATTATTTTAATGCATGCCTCTGATACGCCACAGCAAACAGCAGAAGCTTTACCAATTTTACTAGAAAAGATTAAAGCAGAGGGATATCAAATTGTAACAGTGGGGGAACTTTTACAAAACTACGCTGAGGGTGGATTGAAGCGCCACTGATAGCTGAATAAAGAATAAAAAAACCTTTAGCAGGATTTTAGCCAGAGCTAAACGAATTTTATAAAGTTATGTAGTGCGAATATAGATAGCAGTATAAATTATGCTAAAGGTGGCGATTTTTGTGATAGATATGATGACGCCTGCCCGAAAAGCGGCAGAGGGTATTCGACTAGATTTTTCTGACGCAGTGCAGCTATATAAGGAAGAAAATTTGCTTAATTTAGCAAATTGGGCGCGAGCAATCAAAGAAAAAAAGAGCGGCAAAAATGTGTATTATAATGTTAACCGTCATATTAATTTGACGAATATATGTGTATCTGAATGTCCGTTATGTGCATTTGCGTGTACAGCTGAAGAAAAAAGAGCGTATGTAATGAGCCAAGAGGAAGTGGAGAGAATTGTGCAAAGCACGATGGCGAAAACTCCTGATTTAAGTGAGTTTCATATGGTAAGTGCACTTCATCCGGAGAAAGATTTTGATTACTATTTAAATATTGTAAGAGCGGTAAAACGCATTGCGCCTCAGGTACATTTAAAAGCGTTTACCCCGGTTGAAATTGTCCATTTTTCAAAGATATCCAAACGAAGTATTGAAGATGTGCTAAAAACATTAAAAGAAGCTGGGCTGGATTCATTACCTGGCGGTGGTGCTGAAATTTTAGATGATGAAATAAGAAAAGAGATTTGTCCGAATAAAGCAACGACAAAAGAATGGATTGAAACGATAAAAACGGCACATCGCCTAGGTATATTGACAAATGCAACGATGCTTTACGGTCATAAAGAAACGATTGAGCAGAGAATCCGCCATCTGTTCACCTTGCGTGATATTCAAGATGAAACAGGTGGCTTTCAAGCTTTTGTCGCGTTCCCTTTTCATCCGGCAAATACAGGATTTTCAGACCTTAAGCGTGTCAGTTCTTGGGAAGATTTAAAAATGATTGCGTTAACGCGATTGATTTTAGATAATTTTGACCATATAAAAGCTTTTTGGATGATGCTTACGATGCCAATTGCACAGTTATCACTAGCCTTTGGGGTAGATGATTTGGATGGAACGGTCGAAGAAGAAAAGATTATCCATGCAGCAGGAGCAAAAACAAATAAAGGAATTACAAAACAAGAAATTATTCAATTGGTGAGTGAAACGGGATATATTCCTGTAGAACGTGATACATTTTATCAACCAGTAGAAAAATTTTAGTGAGGGAAGAACCATGGGAAAAGCAAAATTAGGGCATATTAATTTTATTAATTGTTTGCCATTAACATATAGCTTTGAAAAAGAAGGGTTTGGAAAAGGACTAAATATTACTTCGGCAGTACCGACAGTGCTAAATAATGATATTGTCAATAACAGGCTGGATGTCAGCCCTGTATCTTCTATTGTTTATGCACGAAATAGTGAAAAGTTTTTGATTATGCCAGATGTGGCAATTAGCGCAGATGGCAACGTGCAGAGCATTATTTTAGTCTCGAAAAAACCAATTGAAGAGTTAACGAATGACAAAATTATTCTAACGGCAAAATCGGCAACTTCTCACTGCTTATTGAAAATAGTTTTAAATAAAGCATATGGTGCAAGACCAAATTATTATATTCGTATTATTGATATGAATCGGATTATTCCCGAGGATGCAACTGCAACTTTATTAATCGGTGATGATGCATTATATGCAAATCACAATCATCAAGAAGGTTTTTATTATTATGATATCGGTATGGAGTGGAAAAAACTCACCGGACTTAGAATGGTATATGCAGTATGGATTATCAATCGGAATTTTGCCAAAAGCCATGCTGATTTATTACAGCTCGTTTTTGATAGAGTAACAAAGGGATTTGCGAATGGTTATCAAAAGAAAAAGCAAGCAATTGAAATGATTTTAAATCATAAACCATTTTCATTTGCGCAATTAGATGAATATTTAGAAGTGATAAAATGGGGTTTTTCCCAGGAACATCAACGTGCGTTGTTGATGTTTTATGAGATGGCACATGAGATGAATTTGATTGACCATGTACCGAAAATAGAACTGGCAGAGGTGATTCGATGAGTTTGTCGCCCAAAGAAGGTTTAGATTTGTTATGTAATGGCGATGTACTCGCACTTGGCAAGCAGGCAGACGAAGTACGTC
This genomic interval from Selenobaculum gibii contains the following:
- the pdaB gene encoding polysaccharide deacetylase family sporulation protein PdaB translates to MVINLKKLIGQKQFVYGLIGLFIFSTAYVQVANLVNTGPIAIAGTNTEQKVVALTFDHSWGNKFTPSILETLRANDVKATFFIMGPWALKYPEVAKQIATDGHEIASHGHKHENYGDRTADWVKNDIEKAEAEIKEATGVESVSLVRPPNGSYSKEALSVIDSLGYKTIIWNIDSLDWKNPGRDVVIDRVVKRLKPGGIILMHASDTPQQTAEALPILLEKIKAEGYQIVTVGELLQNYAEGGLKRH
- the mqnE gene encoding aminofutalosine synthase MqnE — translated: MMTPARKAAEGIRLDFSDAVQLYKEENLLNLANWARAIKEKKSGKNVYYNVNRHINLTNICVSECPLCAFACTAEEKRAYVMSQEEVERIVQSTMAKTPDLSEFHMVSALHPEKDFDYYLNIVRAVKRIAPQVHLKAFTPVEIVHFSKISKRSIEDVLKTLKEAGLDSLPGGGAEILDDEIRKEICPNKATTKEWIETIKTAHRLGILTNATMLYGHKETIEQRIRHLFTLRDIQDETGGFQAFVAFPFHPANTGFSDLKRVSSWEDLKMIALTRLILDNFDHIKAFWMMLTMPIAQLSLAFGVDDLDGTVEEEKIIHAAGAKTNKGITKQEIIQLVSETGYIPVERDTFYQPVEKF
- a CDS encoding menaquinone biosynthetic enzyme MqnA/MqnD family protein; translated protein: MGKAKLGHINFINCLPLTYSFEKEGFGKGLNITSAVPTVLNNDIVNNRLDVSPVSSIVYARNSEKFLIMPDVAISADGNVQSIILVSKKPIEELTNDKIILTAKSATSHCLLKIVLNKAYGARPNYYIRIIDMNRIIPEDATATLLIGDDALYANHNHQEGFYYYDIGMEWKKLTGLRMVYAVWIINRNFAKSHADLLQLVFDRVTKGFANGYQKKKQAIEMILNHKPFSFAQLDEYLEVIKWGFSQEHQRALLMFYEMAHEMNLIDHVPKIELAEVIR